In Gimesia panareensis, the genomic window AGGCAGTTGGTGGCCCGGACGGACAGATTCAGCTCGGCCAGACTCTGGTTGAGCTTTTCTTCCAGTTCCAGGTCGATCGGTGCATAGCCGGTCGTATCCAGCATGCCCTTGAGACCGCCTTCCGGTGGCATTTCCGGACCGGGCTCGCGGTAGGTAATAAATGGATTGAGGTGCTTCCGCAGAATCTTGGAGGCTTCCACCAGAGCCATGTCCGGCTTGACGGTTCCGTTGGTCCAGATTTCCAGGTTCAGCTTGTCGTAGTTGGTCCGCTGACCAACACGGGTATCTTCAATTTTGTATCGGACACGTACGACGGGAGAGAAGGTCGCATCCAGGGGGATCACGCCGACTTCCGTTTCATGCTGTGAGTGTTCGGAAGCGGGAGAATAGCCCCGGCCGTTTTCAATCGTCAGTTCCATGTTGAGCGGAACGTCGTCGGTCATGGTGGCGATAACCAGATCCTTGTTGATCACTTCGACCTGATCGTCGGTGATGACGTCGGCACCGGTGACCACACCCCGCTCATGTCTTTCAATACGCAGTGTCTTGGAAGTCGAGCTGGAGTTCTTGACGATCAGCGACTTCAGGTTCAGGCAGATTTCGGTAATGTCTTCGACCACACCGGGAATCGTGGTGAATTCGTGCTGCACACCCTGAATTTTGACACGGGTCACAGAGCTGCCTTCCAGGCTGGAAAGCAGAATGCGTCGCAGACTGTTGGCAATGGTTGCACCGAATCCACGTTCAAATGGTTCGGCTACAAACATACCATAGGTGGATGTCATTGACTCCCGGTCAGGGATGACACGGCTTGGTAATTCCAGTCCTCGCCAACGGATTCGCATTGAAATAATCTCCCAGGAACACAATTCAACAGAACCGGATTCAGCACTCCGACTCTGGTTATTTTAAATTCAATCCCCATCGCTCACACGACAGGGTATCACAGCGTCACTGTTGTTACGGATCAGACGCGACGTTTTTTCGGGGGACGGCAACCGTTGTGTGGCAGCGGGGTAATGTCTTCAATCGCCTTGATTGAAATCCCTGCTGTCTGCAGACCGGTGATGGCACTTTCCCGTCCGGAACCAGGTCCTTTGACGCGGATTTCCATTTCTTTCACACCAAACTTGGAAGCCTTCTCCGCACAGATTTCTGCTGCTCGCTGGGCAGCAAAGGGAGTGCTCTTACGACTGCCTTTGAAACCGGAAGTCCCTGCAGTTGCCCAGCAGAGAACATCGCCGTTCAGATCGGTGATCGTAACCGTGGTGTTGTTAAACGTTGCTTTGATGTAAGCAATCGCTTTGGTGATGTGACGTTTCACTTTTTTTCGTTTGACTTTAGCCACTCTGCAACTCCTGATGTTTCTGTCTGGTTGATCTCAGAAACTGAAACTCATTTTGATGGAATGTTTTCTCATTAAACCGGCAACAGGGTCCGGCAATTCTGGTCTCTCGTTTGACACCCGATCATGTTCCCTGAAGAGGAAACAGAATCTTAGTGGCGGGCATCCTTAACACCCTTCTTACCAGCAACGGTCTTCTTACCACCTTTGCGGGTCCGGGCGTTGGTCTGTGTATTCTGTCCGCGTACGGGCAGTCCGCGACGATGACGGATACCACGGTATGACTGAATGTCCCGCAGCCGGGCGATGTCCTGCTGCGTGGTTCGACGCAACTGACCTTCGACAGAGTATTCCGTATCCAACAGGTTCACGATCCGACTCAGTTCGTCATCGGTCAGATCCTTGGCTTTCAACTGGGGATTGATATTCAGCTTGTGGCAGATATCAAGTGCCGTTACCTTTCCAATGCCATACAGGTAGGTCAGGGAAACGTAAACAGGTTTGTCGTTCGGAATATCAACACCGAGAATACGAGGCATTTTATTTCACTCCGCTGGTTGTAAAAACTGATGCAAAATCATTCAAACTGAGTTCGAGACTAACCCTGACGCTGTTTATGACGCGGGTTGGAAGAGCAGATCACATACACGCGCCCCTTCCGCCGGATGACTTTACAGTTCTCACAAATCCGCTTAACACTGGCTCGGACTTTCATCGTACTACGATTTCTCTATTAGTTTGGTTCACGTTTGGCGAGTCAGCAGGTAGAGAACCTCTCCGGCTCAATGACTGTAACTCGTGTAAATTCAGATAAATACGCCCATAAAATGAGCAAACTCCGGCTTCGTATCAAACCTGTACTATTTCCGAAGCGGAGCGAATCAGGAAATTATAAACGCCTTACGCGTAAATCGACAAGCGAAACACCCCTTTTTTGGTGAATTTCGCCGCGACTCGCCCGTTTATGACCTACAGATCGCTCTCAAGTAATCCAGAGTAGTTCCGCATCACCAGATGGCTGTCAATCTTGTTGACCAGATCCAGGATCACCGAAACCACAATCAATAATCCGGTTCCACCGTAAAAACTTGCCACCATGAAGTTGACACCCAGCCAGGTCGAAACCAGCGTAGGAATAATCGCAACCAGTGACAGGAACGCCGCCCCGACATATGTGATACGGACCATGACCGATTCCAGATAGGCGGCTGTCCGGGCTCCAGGACGATATCCCGGAATGAACGAGCCGTAATCTTTCAGGTTTTCTGCCATATCCTTGGGGTTGAAGGTAATTGCCGTCCAGAAGTAACAGAAGAAGTAAATCAGTACCACATAAGAGATTGTGTAAATAAATCCACGACTCATCGGCTGGAAGGCCCCGTCCAGCATCGACAGGAATGTGGAACTGGTCCACATCTGGCTCATCCAGTGAAATACAAAGTAAGGGAACATGAGCAGACTGGAGGCAAAGATGATCGGCATCACTCCAGCCTGATTGACGCGGAGCGGCAACGACTGACGCTGACCGCCTGAAACCCGGCGTCCCCGTACGTGTTTCGCACTTTGAATCGGAATGCGCCGCTGTCCCTGTGTAATGGCAATCACCCAGACCACCACAAACACAAACACTAAGGCCAGAATCAGTAACCGGTCGATCCCGGTATCGGTCCCGAGAGCAACCCCCTTCTGCAAAGCCGGTTCAATCAGACTTGACCAGCCTGCGGTGGGCATACGGGCCAGAATCCCAGCCATAATCAGCAGACTGATTCCATTCCCAATACCGTAAGCGTCAATCTGTTCACCAATCCACATCAGGAAGATCGTTCCTGTGGTCATGGTGATCGTCGCCACCAGTTGGAAATAAAGTCCACCATACCCATGCAGGATCAGGCTTTTACCCGATCCTAAGCCACCCGCCAGGGTATGGATCCAGAAATAACTCTGGGCCAGACAGATGACGACGGTGGCGTAACGTGTATATTCATTAATCTTCTTCCGGCCGGCTTCGCCTTCTTTCTGAAGTCGTTCCAGGGGAGGATAAACGGTCCCCATCAGCTGGAAGATAATGGAAGCAGAGATATAAGGCATAATGCCCAGGCCAAAGATGGTACTTTGACCGATATTCGATGCCGAGAACAGGGAAATGACCTGCATCACCTGGCCGATGCCGCCCTGCTGACTCTGTAGATCCTTCAGGGTTTCCGCAAGCTGTGCCTGATCGATGAACGGCAGAGCAATCCAGAATCCCATCCGATAAATTGCCAGCAACAGCAGTGTCAGCAGGATTTTTTTACGGAGCTCGGGAATTTTGAAGAGAACAGTTAGTTTACCGAGCATGGATAGCGGTCCTTTGTGTCATAACTCAGCAGAAGAAAAAAGTGACAATCTTAATGCTTCAGATCTTAACGGATAACGAAGAAAAGGGGAATCGAATTCCTGTCTGCTGAAATCAAGTCCTTGAATGAATTACTTATGACAAAATCCGACTGACTGAACCCCCGGCAGCCTGAATCTTGGATTCAGCTGACTGGGAAAACAGATGCGCAGTCACACTCAGTTTTTTGCTGAGATCGCCATTCCCCAGGATTTTAACCTGATCGAAGCGACCTTTGGCCAGTCCCTTCGCTGCGAGAATTTCGGGAGTGATCTCGGCACCGTTGTCGAATGCCTGTTCCAAAGCTGCCACGTTGACCACGGCAACCTTCTTGGCAAACTGTTTGTTGTTGAATCCGCGTTTAGCAACCCGCAGCGCCAGAGGAGTCTGTCCCCCTTCGAAACTGGTCCGACGGGAAGCACCGGCACGGCTGCCGTAACCATTGTGACCGCGAGACGAAGTTTTACCATGACCAGAACCTGGACCACGGCCTACACGCTTGCGTTTTTTATTCTTTTTTATTCCGCGATTGACATCATCAATAATCATTAGACTTCTACTCCTCTCAAGCGTGCTACATCTTCACGGGTTCGCAGTTTTGAGAGCCCATCAATAGTGGCCTTAACTACATTGATTGGATTGTTGGAACCGCGACTCTTGGTGTAAATGTCAGTAATTCCAACGGCTTCCACGACTGATCGAACTCCGGTGCCGGCAATAATACCGGTACCAGGACGGGCGGGTAACAGCAGAACGCGGGAAGAACCGAAGCGACCAACCACTTCGTGAGGCACGGTGTGCTCCACCAGCGGAACTTTGATCATGTTGCGATTGGCCTGCTTGACCGCTTTATCGACAGCCAGAGGCACTTCGACAGCTTTGCCATAACCCCAGCCTACCCGGCCTTCTTTATCGCCTACAACAACCAGAGCGGTAAAGCTGAACCGACGCCCCCCTTTGACCACACAGGCACAACGGCGGATCTGGATGACTGTTTCTGGCGTTTGTTTTGTCGCTTCTTTTGACACGGTATCTTCTCCAACCCGTATTGAGTGTTGTCTCTATTAAAAATCCAGTCCTGCCTGGCGGGCAGAGTCAGCCAGGGCTGCAACCCGACCATGATATCGGTAAGGTCCGCGATCGAAGGCAACTTCTTTGATGCCTTTTTCCACGGCCCGTTCTCCGAGCAGTTTGCCGACTTTTTCTGCAGCA contains:
- a CDS encoding DNA-directed RNA polymerase subunit alpha; this encodes MRIRWRGLELPSRVIPDRESMTSTYGMFVAEPFERGFGATIANSLRRILLSSLEGSSVTRVKIQGVQHEFTTIPGVVEDITEICLNLKSLIVKNSSSTSKTLRIERHERGVVTGADVITDDQVEVINKDLVIATMTDDVPLNMELTIENGRGYSPASEHSQHETEVGVIPLDATFSPVVRVRYKIEDTRVGQRTNYDKLNLEIWTNGTVKPDMALVEASKILRKHLNPFITYREPGPEMPPEGGLKGMLDTTGYAPIDLELEEKLNQSLAELNLSVRATNCLESEGINTVRDLVGKTEDHLLHVRNFGETTLVEVRERLNQIGLRLGMKIPNSSSQQPR
- the rpsK gene encoding 30S ribosomal protein S11, producing MAKVKRKKVKRHITKAIAYIKATFNNTTVTITDLNGDVLCWATAGTSGFKGSRKSTPFAAQRAAEICAEKASKFGVKEMEIRVKGPGSGRESAITGLQTAGISIKAIEDITPLPHNGCRPPKKRRV
- the rpsM gene encoding 30S ribosomal protein S13, yielding MPRILGVDIPNDKPVYVSLTYLYGIGKVTALDICHKLNINPQLKAKDLTDDELSRIVNLLDTEYSVEGQLRRTTQQDIARLRDIQSYRGIRHRRGLPVRGQNTQTNARTRKGGKKTVAGKKGVKDARH
- the rpmJ gene encoding 50S ribosomal protein L36 — its product is MKVRASVKRICENCKVIRRKGRVYVICSSNPRHKQRQG
- the secY gene encoding preprotein translocase subunit SecY, yielding MLGKLTVLFKIPELRKKILLTLLLLAIYRMGFWIALPFIDQAQLAETLKDLQSQQGGIGQVMQVISLFSASNIGQSTIFGLGIMPYISASIIFQLMGTVYPPLERLQKEGEAGRKKINEYTRYATVVICLAQSYFWIHTLAGGLGSGKSLILHGYGGLYFQLVATITMTTGTIFLMWIGEQIDAYGIGNGISLLIMAGILARMPTAGWSSLIEPALQKGVALGTDTGIDRLLILALVFVFVVVWVIAITQGQRRIPIQSAKHVRGRRVSGGQRQSLPLRVNQAGVMPIIFASSLLMFPYFVFHWMSQMWTSSTFLSMLDGAFQPMSRGFIYTISYVVLIYFFCYFWTAITFNPKDMAENLKDYGSFIPGYRPGARTAAYLESVMVRITYVGAAFLSLVAIIPTLVSTWLGVNFMVASFYGGTGLLIVVSVILDLVNKIDSHLVMRNYSGLLESDL
- the rplO gene encoding 50S ribosomal protein L15; the protein is MIIDDVNRGIKKNKKRKRVGRGPGSGHGKTSSRGHNGYGSRAGASRRTSFEGGQTPLALRVAKRGFNNKQFAKKVAVVNVAALEQAFDNGAEITPEILAAKGLAKGRFDQVKILGNGDLSKKLSVTAHLFSQSAESKIQAAGGSVSRILS
- the rpsE gene encoding 30S ribosomal protein S5, with translation MSKEATKQTPETVIQIRRCACVVKGGRRFSFTALVVVGDKEGRVGWGYGKAVEVPLAVDKAVKQANRNMIKVPLVEHTVPHEVVGRFGSSRVLLLPARPGTGIIAGTGVRSVVEAVGITDIYTKSRGSNNPINVVKATIDGLSKLRTREDVARLRGVEV